From a region of the Negativicutes bacterium genome:
- a CDS encoding arginine deiminase, which produces MRKFVQLYSEIGKLNTVILHRPGTELEQLIPPYLEYMLSEDTPHVRIAAAEHDAFAQLLLNNGTNVLYLADLFREVIENQVLREAFIEDYLQVSRVASESLKKVIREYLRIKTPAQFVETILRGVMKRDLSGIPAQGLPMVVEEDYPFYTDPLCGIYFTRDIGVCIGNGMIVSSMSMPFRQRETLLVRYIWKYHPLFRRDDTPLWYDYNLGYGIEGGDVHVLSDKVLAIGYSERTSLGAIEALAGNVLNSGYEKILLFNLPKSRRYMHLDVLFTMVDSNKFLVTPPMAEGQFDVYEITMARQGELRTARCAGPVKETLRYALKLDEVIFIPVGGGDVIHAPREHWNMGSNVLTIAPGEVIAYDRNEVTNEQLDKNGVLVHTFSGSELSRGRGGPRCMSMPINRDC; this is translated from the coding sequence ATGAGGAAATTTGTACAGCTCTATTCGGAAATCGGCAAATTAAATACGGTGATCCTACATCGTCCCGGCACGGAACTGGAACAGTTGATCCCCCCGTATTTAGAATATATGCTCTCCGAGGATACGCCCCATGTTCGCATCGCCGCTGCCGAACACGATGCTTTCGCGCAGTTGCTGCTGAACAATGGAACCAATGTACTCTATTTAGCCGATTTATTCCGCGAAGTGATTGAAAACCAGGTCCTTCGCGAAGCCTTCATTGAGGATTACCTGCAGGTGAGCAGAGTAGCCTCGGAAAGTTTAAAGAAAGTGATTCGAGAGTATCTGCGGATCAAAACGCCCGCGCAGTTTGTGGAAACCATCCTGCGCGGTGTGATGAAGCGCGACTTAAGCGGGATCCCGGCGCAGGGGTTGCCGATGGTTGTAGAGGAGGATTATCCTTTCTATACAGATCCGCTCTGCGGGATCTATTTCACCCGCGATATTGGCGTCTGTATCGGCAACGGCATGATTGTGAGCAGTATGAGCATGCCGTTCCGCCAACGAGAGACATTGCTGGTGCGCTACATCTGGAAGTATCATCCCCTGTTCCGGCGGGATGATACGCCTCTATGGTATGATTACAATTTGGGGTATGGGATTGAGGGTGGCGACGTGCACGTCTTATCCGATAAAGTGCTGGCCATCGGATATAGTGAGCGCACCTCTTTGGGTGCGATCGAAGCTCTGGCCGGCAATGTCTTGAACTCTGGCTATGAGAAAATTTTACTGTTTAATTTGCCAAAATCGCGCCGCTATATGCATTTGGATGTGCTTTTTACCATGGTTGACTCTAATAAATTCCTGGTTACACCGCCGATGGCGGAAGGGCAATTCGATGTTTACGAAATCACCATGGCCCGGCAAGGTGAGCTGCGGACCGCAAGATGCGCCGGGCCTGTCAAAGAGACGCTGCGGTATGCTCTGAAACTGGATGAAGTGATCTTTATTCCGGTTGGCGGCGGCGATGTGATTCATGCTCCGAGAGAGCACTGGAATATGGGTTCCAATGTTTTGACCATTGCACCGGGAGAAGTGATTGCTTACGACCGCAATGAAGTGACCAATGAGCAGCTGGATAAAAACGGTGTGCTGGTACATACCTTTTCCGGATCGGAATTGTCCAGAGGCCGCGGCGGCCCGCGTTGCATGAGCATGCCCATCAACCGCGATTGCTGA
- a CDS encoding diguanylate cyclase, giving the protein MQNPDDLLDTMTGLLGRQGFLLILQDRMDAGSKFQLIVTSLDEMKITNNLVGRRNGDRLLQEIAGCLLCSKK; this is encoded by the coding sequence ATGCAAAATCCAGACGACCTTCTGGATACAATGACCGGATTGTTGGGGCGGCAGGGATTTTTACTGATTTTGCAGGACAGGATGGATGCAGGAAGCAAATTTCAGCTGATCGTCACCTCTTTGGACGAAATGAAAATAACCAATAATTTGGTCGGACGGAGGAACGGTGATCGCTTGCTGCAAGAAATCGCCGGCTGTTTGCTTTGCAGCAAAAAATAA
- a CDS encoding cation-translocating P-type ATPase has protein sequence MQFYATDKDSVLQYVNATEQGLTSQEALRRQEEQGKNKLREAEKETFLQRFLGQMSDPMILILLAAAAISGVTSFYSGESMADVFIILTVVIINATLGVYQESKAEKAIEALQAMSAAMSKVLRDGQITELKSEDLVVGDIVMLEAGDAVPADGRVLACASLKVEEAALTGESVPVTKQTEALAEAEDIPLGDRKNMVYMGSEVVYGRGKVVITHIGMNTEMGKIADALANAEEGETPLQIKLSQLSRVLSWSVLGICAFIFVFALLKSGDFSGSVILETFMIAVSLAVAAIPEGLVAVVTIVLSIGVTNMSKKNAIIRKLSAVETLGCSQVICSDKTGTLTQNKMTVVDTFGSDIKAIATAMALCNDAEIDAKGDLITGEPTEAALVVFAHVQQLPQAELKATNPRIGEAPFDSNRKMMSTVHQTIDGIVQYTKGAPEVVLSHCTYYYQNGVNLPMNDLLRQQVLDANAALAGRALRVLCCATRLWSESPADYEPTTLEEDLTFIGLTGMIDPVRPEVKSAIERCYEAGIQTVMITGDHHDTAVAIAKELGLVNDASQTITGSQLNEMSDEELTENIETYHVYARVQPEHKTRIVNAWRKNGMITAMTGDGVNDAPSIKNADIGIGMGITGTDVTKNVADMVLADDNFATIVGAVEEGRRIYDNIRKAIQFLLASNLSEVLSIFIATMLGFTILKPAHLLWINLVTDCFPALALGMEKAEPNLMQRKPRSSKDGVFAGGLGFDIIYQGILTTILILASYFIGDYLETGLWQIGNSTDGTTMAFLTMNMVEIFHSLNMRSQRGSIFSLGSQNGYLLMAAGAAFIMSTIVIYVPFLANAFGFAEINLQEFLVAMCLAISIIPAVEIVKFIERKSAK, from the coding sequence ATGCAATTTTATGCTACTGATAAAGATTCTGTTCTGCAGTATGTGAATGCGACGGAACAAGGCTTAACCAGTCAGGAAGCACTCAGACGGCAGGAAGAACAAGGGAAAAATAAGCTGCGGGAAGCCGAAAAAGAAACCTTCCTGCAGCGATTCTTAGGGCAAATGAGCGATCCAATGATCCTGATTCTGCTTGCCGCAGCAGCGATTTCCGGAGTGACTTCCTTTTATTCCGGAGAAAGTATGGCTGATGTCTTCATTATTCTTACGGTTGTCATCATCAACGCTACTTTAGGTGTCTATCAGGAAAGCAAGGCCGAAAAAGCAATTGAAGCCCTGCAAGCCATGTCAGCGGCAATGAGCAAGGTATTGCGCGACGGCCAAATCACAGAATTAAAAAGCGAAGACCTGGTTGTCGGCGATATCGTGATGCTGGAAGCCGGCGATGCGGTTCCGGCCGACGGCCGCGTGCTTGCTTGTGCCAGCCTCAAAGTGGAAGAAGCTGCGCTGACAGGAGAAAGTGTTCCGGTTACCAAGCAAACTGAAGCTTTAGCCGAAGCCGAAGATATCCCGCTGGGTGACCGCAAAAATATGGTCTATATGGGCAGTGAAGTTGTTTATGGACGCGGCAAGGTTGTCATCACCCATATCGGTATGAACACCGAAATGGGGAAAATCGCGGATGCCTTAGCCAACGCGGAAGAGGGCGAAACCCCCTTACAGATCAAGCTCTCCCAATTAAGCCGCGTATTGAGCTGGTCAGTCCTGGGTATTTGTGCTTTCATTTTTGTATTCGCCTTGCTGAAATCGGGTGATTTCAGTGGGTCTGTGATTCTGGAAACATTTATGATTGCTGTCAGCCTGGCTGTAGCCGCTATTCCGGAAGGACTTGTTGCGGTCGTGACCATTGTCTTGAGTATCGGGGTCACCAACATGTCCAAAAAAAATGCAATTATCCGTAAACTGAGTGCAGTGGAGACACTTGGCTGCTCTCAAGTGATTTGCAGTGATAAAACGGGTACCCTGACCCAAAATAAAATGACCGTCGTCGATACGTTTGGCAGTGATATCAAAGCCATTGCTACTGCCATGGCGCTCTGCAACGATGCCGAAATCGACGCAAAAGGTGATTTAATTACCGGTGAACCGACAGAAGCGGCTTTGGTTGTTTTTGCTCATGTGCAGCAATTACCGCAGGCTGAATTGAAAGCAACCAACCCGCGCATCGGGGAAGCTCCCTTCGACAGCAACCGCAAGATGATGAGCACGGTGCACCAGACCATAGACGGGATTGTTCAATATACCAAAGGCGCTCCGGAGGTTGTCTTGAGTCATTGCACTTATTATTACCAGAATGGGGTCAACCTGCCGATGAATGATCTGCTGCGTCAGCAAGTCCTTGACGCCAATGCGGCCTTAGCCGGCAGGGCTTTGCGCGTGCTTTGCTGTGCAACCCGGCTTTGGTCAGAGTCGCCCGCCGATTACGAACCGACGACCTTGGAAGAGGATCTTACATTCATCGGCTTGACCGGTATGATCGATCCGGTCCGCCCGGAAGTGAAAAGCGCGATTGAACGCTGTTATGAAGCGGGTATTCAGACTGTGATGATTACGGGTGATCATCATGATACGGCGGTTGCCATTGCCAAAGAATTGGGTTTAGTCAATGACGCTTCCCAAACAATTACCGGTTCTCAACTGAATGAAATGAGCGATGAAGAACTGACAGAGAATATTGAAACTTATCATGTCTATGCTCGGGTTCAGCCGGAACACAAGACCAGAATCGTCAATGCCTGGCGTAAAAACGGCATGATTACAGCCATGACCGGCGATGGTGTCAACGATGCTCCCAGCATTAAAAACGCCGATATCGGCATCGGTATGGGTATCACCGGCACTGATGTCACGAAAAATGTTGCCGATATGGTGTTAGCCGATGATAATTTCGCCACCATCGTCGGTGCTGTGGAAGAGGGACGCCGGATTTATGATAATATCCGCAAAGCGATTCAATTCCTACTCGCCTCCAACTTGAGTGAAGTCCTGAGTATTTTCATCGCGACAATGCTGGGATTCACCATCCTGAAGCCGGCCCACTTGCTTTGGATCAATCTGGTAACCGATTGCTTCCCTGCCCTGGCTCTCGGTATGGAAAAAGCCGAACCGAATTTGATGCAGCGTAAGCCGCGTTCTTCTAAAGATGGTGTTTTTGCCGGCGGTCTGGGATTTGATATCATTTACCAGGGAATCTTAACGACGATTCTGATTCTGGCCTCTTACTTCATCGGTGACTACCTGGAAACCGGCTTATGGCAAATCGGCAACAGCACCGACGGCACCACCATGGCTTTCCTGACGATGAATATGGTTGAAATTTTCCATAGTTTGAATATGCGCAGCCAACGCGGCAGTATCTTCAGTTTGGGTTCGCAGAATGGCTACCTGCTCATGGCAGCCGGTGCAGCTTTCATCATGTCTACCATCGTCATTTATGTTCCCTTCCTTGCCAATGCTTTCGGCTTTGCCGAAATCAACTTACAGGAATTTCTCGTGGCGATGTGCCTGGCCATCAGCATTATCCCTGCCGTTGAAATCGTCAAATTCATTGAACGGAAATCAGCCAAATAA
- a CDS encoding MBOAT family protein, with translation MVFSSISFLFYFLPILFLCYYLAPQRLKNLVMIIGSLVFFAWGEIRFIPVMLLLSVEDYICGRLMEKNRENEKKRRLFMLISVGSNLSVLVFFKYTSFLLQNFSVLTGIAFAIPKIILPIGVSFNSFQSISYAIDVYRGTTSCEKSYYNYLAYTTLFPQIIAGPIVRYVTVENDLDDHQMTRDSLSLGMRRFLLGLGKKVLIANNVGFLANQIADGRAGVPSVLLYWLGITAYTFQIYFDFSGYSDMAIGLARVFGLTFDENFNFPYISQSITEFWRRWHITLGAWFRDYVYIPMGGNRVSVRRHLFNLLAVWALTGFWHGASWNFVLWGLYYGFLLMIEKYLLMPTLKKIPAFFRHVYTLLLVMFGWVIFYFEDLHRMSEVFQGMLGLAKIPLYNEQSLYYLWNYGIIFLLAAYFSTPHFKKYLNFADHTVKPLPAAATAAFYGLLFCACIAYLVNSTYNPFLYFRF, from the coding sequence ATGGTTTTCAGCAGTATCAGCTTTTTATTTTATTTCTTACCTATATTATTTCTCTGTTACTATTTGGCTCCCCAACGATTGAAGAATCTGGTCATGATCATTGGCAGTCTGGTCTTTTTTGCCTGGGGTGAGATTCGATTTATTCCGGTTATGCTTCTGCTTTCGGTGGAGGATTATATTTGTGGCCGCCTGATGGAAAAAAACCGTGAAAATGAAAAAAAGAGACGGCTTTTTATGCTGATATCGGTAGGCAGCAATTTAAGTGTGCTGGTTTTTTTTAAGTACACCAGTTTTTTGCTGCAGAATTTCAGTGTTCTGACCGGAATCGCTTTTGCCATCCCCAAGATCATCTTGCCGATTGGAGTCTCGTTTAATTCTTTCCAATCGATTTCTTATGCGATCGATGTTTACAGAGGAACTACCAGTTGCGAGAAATCCTATTACAATTATTTAGCCTATACGACTCTGTTTCCGCAGATCATCGCCGGTCCGATTGTCCGTTATGTTACCGTCGAGAATGATCTGGATGACCATCAGATGACGCGTGACAGCCTGTCTCTCGGTATGAGGCGCTTCCTGTTGGGTTTGGGCAAGAAAGTCCTGATTGCCAATAATGTTGGGTTTTTAGCCAACCAGATTGCGGACGGCAGGGCAGGAGTGCCTTCCGTACTGCTCTACTGGCTCGGTATAACGGCCTATACCTTCCAAATCTATTTTGACTTTTCGGGTTATTCCGACATGGCCATCGGGTTAGCCCGCGTTTTCGGCTTAACTTTTGACGAGAATTTTAATTTCCCTTATATTTCACAGAGCATCACTGAATTTTGGCGCCGCTGGCATATTACATTGGGTGCCTGGTTCCGCGATTATGTTTATATCCCAATGGGAGGAAATCGGGTTTCCGTGCGCCGGCATTTATTCAATTTGCTCGCGGTTTGGGCTTTAACCGGTTTTTGGCACGGCGCATCCTGGAACTTTGTGCTCTGGGGATTGTATTACGGTTTCCTGCTGATGATCGAAAAATATCTGTTGATGCCAACTTTGAAAAAAATACCTGCTTTCTTTCGCCACGTCTACACGCTTCTTCTGGTGATGTTTGGCTGGGTGATTTTCTATTTTGAAGATTTGCACAGAATGTCCGAAGTTTTCCAGGGCATGCTGGGCCTGGCTAAAATCCCTCTCTATAATGAACAGAGTTTATATTATTTATGGAATTACGGCATTATTTTTTTACTGGCAGCCTATTTTTCCACACCGCATTTTAAGAAATACCTGAATTTTGCGGATCACACCGTAAAACCGCTGCCGGCAGCAGCCACGGCCGCTTTTTATGGGCTGCTCTTCTGCGCCTGCATTGCCTATCTTGTCAACAGTACATACAATCCTTTTTTATATTTCAGATTTTGA
- a CDS encoding DedA family protein, whose translation MQESMIDFINQYGYFGIAFMICLETIFPPIPSEVVLIFSGYLITQTAMRLPWAILTATIGSVAGAAVLYLLGYYLGKSRLDHLLNGVWGKRLHFNQTDLAKTEQWFSRYQGSAVFLCRFVPIVRSLISIPAGITRMQPLLFFSLTLLGSLGWNTILILLGQSAGSAWQNGLTYIGWYSKIILAAAAVAVICLACRYYYKKRR comes from the coding sequence ATGCAGGAATCAATGATCGATTTCATCAATCAATATGGCTATTTCGGAATTGCTTTCATGATTTGTTTGGAAACAATCTTTCCACCCATTCCATCGGAAGTAGTTTTGATTTTTTCCGGTTATCTGATCACACAGACCGCGATGAGACTGCCCTGGGCAATTCTTACGGCCACCATCGGATCCGTGGCGGGTGCGGCAGTCCTCTATCTTTTGGGGTATTATTTAGGGAAAAGCAGGCTGGATCATTTGTTGAACGGTGTCTGGGGCAAACGTCTGCATTTCAACCAAACGGACTTGGCAAAAACAGAGCAGTGGTTCAGCCGCTATCAGGGCAGCGCAGTTTTTCTTTGCCGGTTTGTGCCGATTGTGCGCAGTTTGATTTCGATTCCGGCAGGGATTACGAGAATGCAGCCGCTGCTTTTCTTTTCTTTGACTCTCTTGGGCAGCTTGGGTTGGAACACGATTTTAATTTTACTGGGTCAATCGGCCGGCAGCGCCTGGCAAAATGGTTTGACTTATATTGGCTGGTATTCCAAGATTATTTTAGCTGCTGCTGCAGTCGCGGTCATTTGCCTTGCCTGCCGTTACTATTACAAGAAACGGCGGTAA
- a CDS encoding phosphohydrolase → MSDLMKRYVALKNQVTERREQFKKLTDFMENETAWLISPASTRFHLSRDRGLLEHSCNVAETMLKIKAVLAPEITDESCVIVALLHDLGKAGMPGNPQYLPNEATARQKQYGYQAGTAYHFNKDLTYLSVPVRSLYLAGPFIKLSEEEVQAIVYHDGQYVEDNASVATNEKPLTLLLQYADNWCGFVVEAGEGKFERQ, encoded by the coding sequence ATGAGTGATTTGATGAAGCGATACGTTGCTCTGAAAAACCAGGTGACGGAACGCAGGGAGCAATTCAAAAAGCTGACGGATTTTATGGAAAACGAAACCGCCTGGCTGATATCTCCAGCCAGTACGCGCTTCCATCTCAGCCGGGACCGCGGACTGCTTGAGCATTCCTGTAATGTTGCGGAGACGATGCTGAAAATAAAAGCAGTCCTGGCACCGGAAATCACCGACGAAAGCTGTGTGATTGTCGCGCTGCTGCACGACTTGGGTAAAGCGGGTATGCCGGGTAATCCTCAATACCTGCCGAATGAGGCCACCGCCAGGCAAAAACAATACGGCTACCAAGCCGGCACCGCCTATCATTTTAACAAGGACCTGACTTATTTGAGCGTACCGGTCAGGAGCCTCTATTTGGCGGGACCTTTTATCAAGCTGAGCGAGGAAGAAGTACAGGCGATTGTTTATCATGACGGCCAGTACGTGGAAGACAATGCCAGTGTTGCTACCAATGAAAAACCTTTGACGCTGCTGCTGCAGTATGCGGATAATTGGTGCGGCTTTGTGGTGGAGGCGGGAGAAGGTAAGTTCGAGCGTCAATAG
- a CDS encoding 4Fe-4S dicluster domain-containing protein codes for MRGLESSVTKIRKQVFAEVARLAYEGGDYSRVEQLPYVIVPGETAKYRESIFLERAIAGERIRLAMGLPIRPVSEHKLLSEGVDQSAIAEKYYEPPLVNIIPFACNACPTTQYRVTEFCQGCLAKSCAQVCPSQAIIFEHLKAVVDQQKCIKCGRCSSACSYNAVIRLERPCAAACGVDAIGMDEHGKAKIDYNKCVSCGMCLVNCPFGAIVDKGQIFQLVLSIQRGDQVIAIVAPAFLGQFGAEATPERLTAAMQQLGFDRVVEVAVGADLCTVQEAELFLREVPAEKPFLATSCCPSWSMMAKQLFPQFADCISMALTPMVLTARLLKKKYPRARIAFIGPCSAKKLEASRSDIRSDVDFVLTFEELQGMFVAKEVQFAQITAEIPLNQATAAGRGFAVTGGVSGAVVDVIKKLQPERQIKVTTAEGLRNCKKMLTAAKSSVYNGYLLEGMACPGGCIAGAGTIQPIGKAREEVTNYKNAAQEKNALNSKYVVNLPELEE; via the coding sequence ATCAGAGGATTGGAGTCGTCTGTGACCAAGATTCGCAAACAGGTTTTTGCCGAAGTGGCACGTTTAGCCTATGAAGGCGGTGATTATTCCCGCGTGGAACAATTGCCTTATGTGATTGTGCCTGGTGAAACCGCCAAGTACAGAGAGTCAATTTTCTTGGAACGGGCGATAGCAGGGGAACGTATCCGTTTGGCAATGGGGCTGCCGATCCGTCCTGTCAGCGAACATAAATTATTATCGGAAGGGGTTGATCAGAGCGCCATTGCCGAAAAATACTACGAGCCGCCGTTGGTGAATATTATTCCTTTTGCCTGCAATGCCTGTCCCACGACTCAATATAGAGTCACGGAATTTTGTCAGGGATGTTTAGCAAAATCCTGCGCTCAGGTTTGCCCCAGTCAGGCGATTATTTTTGAACACCTGAAGGCTGTGGTTGACCAGCAGAAATGCATCAAATGCGGCCGCTGCAGCAGTGCCTGCTCCTATAATGCCGTGATCCGGTTAGAACGGCCCTGCGCCGCCGCCTGCGGTGTTGATGCGATCGGCATGGATGAACACGGCAAGGCGAAAATCGATTATAATAAATGCGTCTCCTGCGGCATGTGTTTGGTCAATTGTCCGTTCGGGGCAATTGTAGATAAGGGGCAGATTTTTCAATTGGTGCTTTCCATTCAGCGCGGCGATCAGGTGATTGCCATTGTAGCGCCTGCTTTTCTCGGTCAGTTTGGCGCCGAAGCGACACCGGAACGGCTGACTGCCGCAATGCAGCAATTGGGCTTTGACAGGGTGGTGGAAGTTGCGGTGGGGGCGGATCTGTGTACCGTTCAGGAGGCGGAACTTTTCCTGCGGGAAGTGCCGGCAGAAAAGCCCTTCCTGGCCACTTCTTGCTGCCCTTCCTGGTCGATGATGGCAAAACAGTTATTTCCCCAATTTGCCGATTGTATTTCGATGGCTCTGACTCCCATGGTGCTGACCGCCAGGCTGCTGAAGAAAAAATACCCCCGGGCACGCATCGCCTTTATCGGACCCTGCTCGGCAAAAAAACTGGAAGCCAGCCGCAGCGATATCCGCAGCGATGTGGACTTTGTGCTGACTTTTGAGGAACTGCAAGGGATGTTTGTGGCGAAAGAGGTTCAGTTCGCACAAATCACGGCGGAAATACCGTTGAATCAGGCAACCGCAGCCGGGCGGGGATTTGCGGTGACCGGCGGTGTATCCGGTGCGGTTGTTGATGTGATTAAAAAATTGCAACCGGAGCGCCAAATCAAAGTGACGACTGCGGAAGGATTGCGAAATTGTAAAAAAATGCTGACAGCAGCCAAAAGCAGCGTCTATAACGGTTATTTACTGGAAGGCATGGCATGTCCGGGTGGCTGTATTGCCGGAGCCGGTACGATTCAGCCAATCGGTAAAGCCAGAGAGGAAGTCACGAATTATAAGAATGCTGCTCAGGAAAAGAATGCGCTGAATTCAAAATATGTGGTCAATTTACCGGAGTTAGAAGAGTAA